tacgtactaaacggtagtactgtttaagcgaaatagcatgagatcgcccacttacctgtcgaaaacggaactcagagagagtgcgatgaaaggggaaacaacatgcagtatttattcacttcgcgggacgtaagtgttattttcgtttgatgttgcggcggcctagcacgacgacagcggcctcaaacttactgaagctgcgtgccagcttctcagccagccgcCCTTCTTTctgcaaacactcgcacggcagattcctcgttggcgttacgtattctccgtgcatgcgcgcagtagtgctgcataagtcccggggcgcctttttcattgccgggtgccaaAGTTCAGAAAACTTTtcatttggaatagttacgttatcgcgcccctgttctccttgcgacgatcgcattcatgaggctgaggtaacgcgcagcttctggcactgtcaggcctgaatagCCCCTGCTGTctctttccgtgtcgtcctcatcactgtcgctagttgacacttcggcaacaacagcggcaacgatggtgaaaagtcgaacctcgtagctgacatctcttcgcggtcgcagcagcactgccgagcaacttcgcattccaaatgtcacacactgtagtcaacagcagatccatgccGCGGGCCAGCACcgacttcgtgtcacgttcggtagcacggacgatgtctaatttttcttctatgctgagcacccggcatcttttttatcctagcttcggcatgacgcgagtcctcgcttgcatgaCGCCACAACGCTCGCTGGCACgtcgtccatgcggcgtcgaaatgatgttgatgttgatgcggcttcacgtgcaaacgcagaggcgcttggaggccgttgtaccgatctctcaggcttgttgttctgccgggccgcccgatggagacgacgcaccgccgtgcttgcgcgacgaaaagtggaaacactacgttttaaccgatgcgtacgcaataagctggtacggtttatgcggatacaaaatacattatgttcaatggccgctgagtcggggaattgactttactacttttaaaccgaaactactgtttaagcgggtacggtttaacgaggttttactgtattatgaCTGCCTGCATTGCCAGCCCTTTGCAATGCATGGCTTTCCTTGAGGGTAAATAAATCTACTCATCCGCCAGCGCTGTATCactatgaatactttgtttagcgcaaaacaacagacataAGAAAGATGAACCCCTCCCCcgggacaaggcgctactctcaactgacattttattgcgtcactcctttatagaacagctgaaactagaggaacatgcgcagggAGCACCaagcggtggagccaccaacatccaatcccaagagcgcactcatgcgacagaatccaaaaaaccaaattcagcgctgtacaaggttaaggaaggcacactaatgcactgtgaccccaatgactgaatgaagaatgcttccgataactctcgggcggtggtgtcacggcccTTTTTCAATATCGTGGTGTGGTATCatgaaacatgggtttgcacttgcatattttacaatgctgagccaaatgggaaccttcTGGTTCCCATTCGGGTGTAACAAGCTCTGAAAGCACTTGCATGTCGTCTGAAGCTGTGGACAAAGCTTCGTGTTGTCTGCACCGCATCTATGATATCTGTCAACAGGTTTGTGGAGCCGCACCGGTGTCATGCACATGCATTGTAAACATAGGAACagcggaggcagctgaggcaagcaatagaCACGTTACCATGTGAAGAAACGGGGTAGTGCCCACATGATCACCGTGAAAAGTGTCTATAAAGCAGGCCACTGGAAGCCAAGCCAGCAGAAAATTATGCATGGTAGTCTCCAAGATTGTGTATTGTAGCTCAGAACGAGCAATTTAGCCCAGAAAATCAAACTTCAGGGCCTAAAATCATCCGAAAAATTAGTCGCAAAAATGCATTGGGTCTGTGGGAACCTTGACAGTGCATATGATGTCCAGAATATTGATCAAGTCCGAATTTTTCAAGTTCTAAAAGTCTGCTGGCGGCTAGCTGCCGTTTCCAATATGACCACGACGCTTAGATTTGCTCCTCTCAGTGTCACACAATGCTTCTCAGGTGCGTAAACCTGCATGCTTCGCAGCATTTAGTCATTATTTCATATCAGCTGCGTACAATTTGCACTGTACAGCAAAACCTCGTTAGACCGTACCcacttaaggggggatgaggggaTCGGAACaaactttttcattttttatcttAGAGTGATGAAATTTGTTATACAGGTTCGAAATAGCATCAAACAGACAGCTGCAAAGTTTCACAATAATATCTTCAGTAGTTTTTATTTTATCATTATTTATATATTGCTAACATGTTGCTTGCTCGTGGAAAGCCTAGCGTGACAGCAAAATGGGTTATGGGTCTGTAAATGTTTTTAATAGTTACTAAGAAGTATAGTCTAAGTCAAGATTCtcttaatttctttttaaatttctcTGCTCTTCTTCTAAACGATATAGTATGCACCTTCTCTTTATGTTTAGAATGTATCATGCTCCAATTATTGTGTAATAAAACAATGGTGAGGCTAAATGGTAAATCTGAGACTGTCTTGACATAAGGCACACTTCAGCAATTGCAGCAAAACAAACAGGATTAAAATCCGTGCTCCCATTGCCGTGCTAtgctttccacgagcgaggtgatAAGCCCAAAACAAACTTTTGAGAAAACAAGCCTCAAAGTTCCATACTGGCACACACTGTCTAGAATGCTCCTGCATTGTAAAACTTGGTGTCCTTGGCAGCAGGTGACTTCTTAGCCCTCTGTCCTTTCAGGAGATGGACTTTGCGTGCCTTCTTCATTCGCTGGGAGTCTTTCTCGACAGCCCGCTGAAGAGAGAGGGCACCAGGGCGCAGGCCCAATGTTGTGCACAGGTCTGAATAAGCTTTCAGACTGCCCGAGTTGTACTTTGAAATTGCCTCGTGCACTGCTGTTTCCACGGCAAACAGTGAGGCATGCTGGTCTTTTGATACTAGTGACCATATCACTGAATGGAGACTCTCAGCCGCGTTTTGAGTTTTGCCTCCTCTGCACCGGGCCAGCAACTGAGGGTCTGAGGGGCGCTGGTACACAGGCAGGAGTGCTTCAGCAACTTTAGCTGAAAGCTTGTACTTGTGAGCTGGTGCTGGCTGCCCTTCTGCCTCAGCTGATCGGTGGTTGCACCAGCTAAGGGGGCCAGGGGGACACAGCTCATGATGGGGCTCATCGTCTGTTGATGTGATGTGGTAGTACGTCGCCATTACTGCCCTTTGCATTTCCTCGACTTCTGAGTGGTTCCGCAGAGCAAGGCCATAGTAGTTCGTCAGTTTTTTGATGAGCTGCTGTGTCAGGCCCCCCTTTCCACCTAGTGGCTCTCCTTTCTTTGCCTTGGCCACCAAAGAGCGAAGTGCAGCCCCCATTCGTTTTTTTACATGATTTATGCAGTCCTCTTTAGATAGCTGCACAAAACCATAAACTTCTTCATCACATAGAGTGCGAAACATGCGGCTGTCCCCATCACAAACTATATTTGTGTACCGTAAATCATTTCTGCTCAAGGAGCGCCTGAAGAGCTGTAGTGCAGCCTCAACCTCCATTCTTCCAGAATTCACATCAGTGTTTTTCTGGTACTGGTGTTGCTGCTTCCATTCAGCATAGTTGGGGTCACTTTCTGCTGGCTGTCGGCTGCACCCAAGGCAGAAGTTGGACAGAACTATGCAGTCCAACACAAGCCCTGTATGGAAATCAATTATACAGCCTACGCCGGTATGGGAGCTGTGGCCGCGTGTCAACCATGTGCCATCATACACTACTGTTATGTTCTTTGAAAATGTTGTCTCCATTTCAGTGTACACCTTTTTCACTGCCTCTACAGCCTCTGTGAAGATGTTGTGTGCAGCTGCCGCTGCGGCAGGCTTGAAAGTCTTTTTGAGGTGCCCATCATATGTTTTGTGGTGTAACCCACGAGGCGAGACATTCATGGTGGCCCAGAAGTCATTAAGAGCAGTTGGTCCTTTCCCAATGCTCTTTATTGCTTGCATAGCTCTGATGTTGACCTCGAAAGCTCTAGAGCCGCTCTTCCTTTGTGAGGACCACTCAGACTGTAGGGTACTACCACAGGAAATGCATGAAAGTACCATCTTCACAGCTAGTCCCAGTTCAGTCTCGCGGTGCACTGCTAGGCCGGGCTGCTGACAAGTTGGGCAAAGCGGGGAACCAATCAGCGAGTTCAAAGCAGCAACTTGAACAAGCATAAACTCCTCTTCTGGAGGTGCGGGAATGGCATTTTCCTGTGAGCCAGTCAGCCCAAACTTGCGCTCCGTTGCTGAAACCGCGCGAAGCGATTCGCGAACTCTCGACGCTTGCAGTTCTGCAGTTTCCGCGGACACAAATCGTGTTTCCAGGTGAGCTTGAATAGTGCGACGTTCACTGGGCGAACAGTCAACACTGCGATGAGCGGCAAGGTCGGCCGCcggcgcatccgcggcagcgagCGTGCGCCCGCGTTGCAGCTCCGTCGAAGCGCCGGAACTCGTCGATGGCATGGGACTGCCTTCACTGGCGGTTGTTGGCTGCGGAGACATCTCGGCGTTGAACGACTCACCGCGGAAGCGCGTCTCCGATGCTCTGCAGTCGGGCGGCGATGACTGCTGCAAGCTCACTCCGTGATCTGTGCTGGACGAACTTGCGACGGGACGCTCGCGTACGGCGAGACTCACTGGCATGTCGATCGTCACCGGTGAAGTAACACTGCGCCCGCGCTTCGACGGCAAAAGGTCATGGTTCGTCTCACTATCGCTGGCTGGTGCTCGACTCGGCGCAAGATCCCGCAGCACGTTGGGCGCGTACTCCGCCGATTCTGAACGGACGCTCGGCTCGGCCGAACCACCTGCTGACAATCGCAGCTTCTTCCTTGCTGTGACGGGCTTGCGTTTCCGCTTCCCGTAGGCATGCTTCGTCCGGTACTTCTTTTCGAACTTGCGCGGATCCATTGCACGTGGTCGACGTCCTCGAAACACAAGAGAAGGAAAGTCCAGAAAGGCTTCCCAGCAGCGGACAAAAGCAGACGCTCCTTGCGCTCCTTGCCTCGGCCGCCATTATGGCGCGGCGTCGACCAATGAGGAGGCGCCTTACAACGAGCCGCGGCGCAGAGCCAATCGGGGCGCGGCAGCCATTGGCTGCTCCGTGCTGCCActctcctgtttttctttttttgtgcgcgtGCTGGCTGGCAGGGGAGGAAGGGAAGGGCTGGGACAAAGAGTCAAAGAGTCGGGCTTTCCAACGATACCAAAATGGCGGCGCTCCGTGGCGGGAAAGCCGAGCAGTCGCGCGTTGAACTTCGCGGCTTTTTCGCGATTTCGGGTGGATTTGTGGATGCCAGCACCgacaaatatatttattttaagtGCTTAGAGTTTGTTTTTCGGTGAAATATTTCAGTACAAGATAGAAATGATGCTGTAGATTCTGAAAAGCGTACTTTtcaaaaatcgatttttttcgcgAAAATCGCGATCTGATCCCCGCTTCCCCCCTTAAACAGCAGTTTCATTTTaaatgtagtaaagtcaaatccctgactcagcggccattcTTCTAATAgtgactgccacagctctgctaagcacgcgcgggCGTCTCACTGTGGTctaacagcagtcaaagcggaaattcccgcagcgcaaatctaggaagcggaaacgccggaaccggaaatttttaaaccggaaatgccggaaccagaaataccggaaccggatttggtgtgaggggaaaagggcGGCGctcaacaaaggttgtcgctacttaagaaagcggcggtggcgcgtcgatgcaggggctttagttttggctagcgtggtgtgtggttgtgctgttgtgtcaagtgtgctctgcgacgctaggcctaggtgctttgacgctcgtcagcgaactccactgtttcTCCACGAACAGTTTATTGACAGTTTGTTGATGCTGACAATGAGCTCTACTTCTGCAcagaactgactgacgaggaaatagtccatcaggttgtgggggattcagaagactccgatgttgaaaatgaggagccaatgcctgcgccgcctacaagcgccgagttgacgcgaaCACTGTTGactcatcggtgtacagtgctgacatgacccttgctcagatcaaAGTGAATATcatcgcatgcaaccggaacgccgtccaaacaacaaccaacaagttcttcaagccactgcagcaataacaccggctacccgacgatgcacatgtacataataaaccggcagtcagctgcatacagagtttttgaacgcctctttttatagccacttcactgatgctttggcagggtttcgtAAGCCTGGTAATTTGCCCTTTACCTCTAtatccgagaaaaaaagaaagaaggtgcgtttctttgcatgcattcatttttttcggactgcctgaattttcggacgttcttacgttccctagagggtccgaaaaattggtcgttgactgtactgcatgttttttccccctttcatccCACTCTGTCCGAGTTCCGTGTTAcattttcgacaggtaagtgggcgatttCATGCTATTTCGGTTGAACAGTACTATCATTTAGTGCATAcctttccgagctccggccaactacggtttaacgaggtttcactgtactactGGTAGCACCTCATTTATATTATAAAGGAGATAAATTGCGGTTCGTAGCGATCGCCGGTTCTAAGATGCACCGCGCAGTTCCtgagctcgagcctctgctgcgcgcgcgcttgctgctgccgatgctgctgactccgtgcgcacgttcgttatcttcttTACAATATTATCATCGAACAAGTACTTCTCGCGATTATGTCGTACTCAAGACTGATCTTGTCGCGACTTTGTTCTTGCGATTTCACAAACTGCCATAGATGTTTTCTCTTTCTATGTACATCCTCAGAAAAGTCCTCTGAAATACTGACATTGCTTCATTTTAATTTATAAGTGCTTTTTAAAACCTCCCGCTTTTCAACATAGGAAGCGAAAATTGCTATTAAAGGACGATTGCTACCAGACTTGAATTGCCCAGCCTGTGAGCATTTGCTATTTTCACTGATTGGATACTTAATTTTGATTTACAGATGTCAATTACACATTCTCCACAGTCTTCACTTGCCTTGTTGGGTTTTGTATCCTctacacaaaaaaaaaggcaaattgCAATGCCTCCTCTGGTTGTCCAGATGGTCGATCTTGGTGGCCATAACTGAACCCAACATACCGCCTATCGCATCACGAAGTGCGCATGCACCTACTGATTCGTATGGAATAAAAGCAGCCACGCTATCTTCAATAAACCATTCCATTGCTTGCACCTACTGCGTCTGTTGTTGTTACCCGCGCTACAGCAGTGGCGACGAGAGTGGGACTTCATGTGAGCATGGTCAGCTACTGACAGGATCGAATGATGGCATCTCGCCCACCGGTTTTCGACGAGATGGTGAGCAGCTGGAGCATGTACAGGATACGGCTGGAAGCTTATTTTGAGGGCAATGGAATTACCGACACGGCCAAACGCCGAGCTCTGCTGGTGTCTTCATTGAGCGATAATGTCGTGCGCATGTTGCAAGGACGCCTTCTAACCGTGTCGATTAACAGCCAGACTTACGATGAAATCGTTGAATACCTCGAGGAACATTACAATCCTCAAGTCAATGAAATAGCGGCGAGTTTCTCGTTCTTCACGCGCAAACAAAGGGATGGAGGGAGCGTTCAGGAATACATTGCCGACCTTCGGGGACTGGCGGAAAGTTGCAACTTCGGCAACTCGCTGCACCGTATGCTGAGAGACCGCATAGTATGCGGAATCAGGGAGGACGACGCACGACGCTGCCTATTAACGCAGAAGAAGCTAATTTTTGAGGAAGCAGAAGAATTTGCCATAGCTTCAAAGAAGGCGCTAGGCGACGTTCGTGACATGCGAGGTGCAGACCCAGTGACTACGGGAACCAGCATCAATGTTGTACAGTCGCAGTGAGGACGACGACCCTGGACGAAGTGGAACACTGCAAAGAACAACCATTCATGTGAGCGCTGTGGCGGCCCCCACGCAACACACAAGTGCCGTCATCGAAACACCAAGTGCCACCATTGCGGCACGAAAGGTCATCTGGCGAAGGTTTGCACCTGTGGCTGCCCTCGAGAATGTGGTGCCTTTGCCGTCGAGGAAATGGAAGGTGAGAGTGAAGAAGAAATGTTGCTTGCTCTTGTCGCTCACAGCTCTGCCGACAGAGCTACGTTGAAGCCACTCGAGGAAGAGTTCACATGGCAGGGCCGGAAATTGCGCATGATTCTAGACATGGGTTCTCCGGACAGCGCCATACCGAAGAACATATTTAAGAAACATCGCAAATGGTGGCCGGCACTGGAAAAAACGTCACTCCGCTTAACATGCTTCGTCGGGCGATTGCCAGTTGTCGGTGAGACAACCATGAGGGTTCAGTGTGGATCGACTGTTGTGACCAACACACTAATCGTGGTGGCATATAACGGACCACTGCTCTGCGGCCGGAACACGATAGAGGCGTTCCGTAAGGCAAGTGTGTCCTTCTGGGACATTAGAACCACCTCAAGTGTAAATGTTCTTCGTGATAACAAGATGACGCCGCTGCTCGATGAATTTTCGGATCTTTTCGAGAACAAGCTGGGCTGTTGCAAGGGCCCCCCTGTGCAATTACACCTCAAAGAAGGAGCCCGCCCACGTTTCTGTAAGGCACGTACAGTGCCTTATGCCATGCGCTCCAAAGTTTCGGCCAAGCTCGACCATCTCGTGCAAGATGGAGTGCTTTCGCCGATAAGCATTTCAGATTGGGCAGCACCGGTGGTTCCGATAGCAAAAAAGAACGGCAATATATGATTGTGCGACGACTTCAAGTTAACAGTCAACCCGGCGTCTCACTTGGAACAGTATCCCCTGCCCAAAGTTGAATTCATATTTGCGGCGCTTTTGGGAGGCGAAGTCTTCAGCACTCTGGACCTACGCAATGCGTACAATCAGCTGCCGCTGGACGACGAAGCTAGAAAGACGGTGGCACTCAACACACACATGGGCCTTTACTGCTACAATCGCCTAGCATTTGGGACTGCTCCAGCCACCGCTTTGTTCCAGCGACGCATGGAATTGATTTTGCAAGGTTTGCCGAATGTTCAAGTGtacctcgacgacatcattgTGGCGGAAAAGGAAAACGACACATGGGTACTGCGGCAGGTGTTTCAGCAGCTTCGTGAACACAACCCGAAGTTGAACAAAGCCAAGTGCCGGTTTAGGGAAGTGTAGTTTCTGGGGCACCGCATCGATGCCAAAGGTCTTCATCCTCTGCAAGATAACCTCGAGGCGGAACTGGCCGCGCCGAAGCCAACATCGGTAAGCCAGCTGAAATCGTTCTTGGGCTTGGTTACTTGTTATGCTAAATTCTTGCCCAACTTGTCAACGACGCTGGCTTTCTTATATCGCTTGCTGGCAAAGGGGGTGTTGTGGCAATGGGGGCCATCCCAGGACAGCGCGTTTAGAGAAGCAAAGAGTGCCTTAGGCAAGGCTTAATTTCTGGTCCACTATGACCCGCGAAAACCCCTTCGACTGGAATGCGATGCCTCATCGGTCGGCTTGGGCGCAGTGCTGTCCCACCGCATCAACGGCGAAGACTATCTGATAGCTTTTCGCTCTAGAACCTTGACGCCGGCGGAGCGAAATTACTTGCAACTGGAAAAGGAAGCGCTTGCCCTAGTTTTCGGTGTGACAAGGTTCAGAGACTATCTTTTTGGCAATAAATTTTGTCTGATAACGGATCACAAGCCATTGACAGGGCTGTTTCATCCCGAGAAACCAATTCTGGAGATGGCGGCGGCCAGGATACAGCGTTGGGCGCTCCTTTTATCAGCGTATCAGTATGACATAGAATTCCGGAAAGGACCACTACACGCGAATGTCGATGCTTTAAGCGCTTGCCGCTGCTGGACCAAGGGCACCCTGGTGAAGATGATTCCGTCGAATATGTGCTACATGCGCAAGCTTTGACAGATTGTTCTCTTAGCGCAGGGCAGTTGGCAGACAGAAATAGCGAGGACATGCTTCTCCGACAGGTGAAGAGGTGGATCCTTTGTGGTTGGTCAAACCAGCTGGGACCGGAGCAACAGTGCCTTCAGCCGTACTTCACCCGCAGATATGAACTCACTGTGAGCAAAGGACTAATATACTGGGGTCATCGCGTAGTTTTGCCCGAGACAGTGCGGGCACTTATTCTGAGAGAACTTCACGACACCCACCCAGGCACGACTGCAATGAAGTGCCTGGCCCGTACGATGTTTTGGTACCCCGGATTGGACCACGACATAGACAAGCTGGTACAAAGCTGTCAGCAATGCGTGCAATGTTGGCCCATGCCAGCGGTACAGGTCCCTTCAAGCTGGCCTACATATCGACTATGCAGGGCCAGTGGAAGGTCACATGATCTTGGTGGTGGtagatgcagaaacaaaatggatAGAGGCAGTACTTCTTGAAACAGCAAGTGCAGAAACTACAGTCGAAGTACTGCAAGGGATCTTTGCGCGTTTTGGTCTGCCGCATACAGTCGTTTCCGACAATGGGCCACAATTTAGCAGTTCAGTGACTGAAAGGTTTTTCAAAGATAACCATGTCTGTCATGTCACCTCCACTTCATACTATCCGCAGTCAAACGGATTGGCGGAGCGTGCAGTGCGCACCATTAAGGAAGGTATCAAGAAAAATAAGGATGGAAGTCTGCTCAGTCGTATTTCCAAGTTCTTGCTACGCTACAGGGCAACACCGACTCGAGATGGCAAGTCGCCCGCGGAGATGTTGCTGGGTTTTCAACCCAGGACCCGCCTAAGTGCACATTTTCCAGATGAAGAGGTGGCACGGGATTCCACGGTGAGCAGACCCCCAGCACCGTTGCCAACAGTCTTTTCACCGGGAACGCCTGTTTGGTCACGGCAGTACTATCAGGCTCGCCAGAGATGGTTACCCGGCATGGTGACATCAACATGAGGTAGGTGTATGGTCACGGTGGACACCATAGGAGGGGTGCAGCACCGTCACGTAGACCAAGTGCGGTCACGACTCGCAGCGGATGAAGTAAAGCAAGAATTCTACGCAACTCGACCTGGAGACAACCAAGTCACAGAGAGTAATCAACCCTCTGCAATGGAAGGCGCTGAACCATCGTCAGACGGATCACTTGGTACCTCCCATGCTTCCAGTGAAGCAACCTCAAGTGTACCGGCGGGCTTAGGAGTTCCTAGGCGTTCTACGTGCACAAGGAGACCACCCGACAGGCTGTGCTTCTAAGGGGGAGGAAGTGCCGTATCGCGTCATTGCAAGCCCGCCTATCGCATCATGAAGTGCGCATGCACCTACTGATTCGCACGGAATAAAAGCAGCCAGGCTATCTTCACTAAACCATTCCATTTCTTGCACCTACTGCGTCTGTTGTTACCCGTGCTACAGCACAGATAAAAAGAAATACGACAACAATCGAAAGCGGTGACATGAATAGTCTCACTTGTGAGTGAGTTTTCAGGCAAGCAAATAACACTTAGGGTGGAACTGGCAAAACAAAATGTGTGTGAAAGCAATGCAAGTTCGGATTACTAACCTGCAAAGCTGCAAGAAAGACGTGAGCGGCACCGCTCCTGCCATTCCGGTTCCATGCCCCTCTGGGTGACTGCCAAATCACGGTATTTGTAGGCTGACAATAAGGCGATCGCTGCACCAGTGTTCCCTGATCGGCACGGTACATGGGTCAAAGTCAGTGGCTGTTCGTCGAAACGTCGTTGTGAGCAGCAGACGAAGTTCCATTCGCTGATCCATCAATGCACATCCCAGACCAAAAGGGTGAACTTGTAGTTAATGTACATGAAACAGCGTCAATAAAGTGGTCTATTCATTGCTGTATgcactgtggggatgcgcgaccctcgcgcctcccctgatgtttttcccgcatagcgcgtctcctgtagtgcggcttcgccgcacacgcggcggtcggaatggtacaggcgcagtgcaagagatggcgctagtgttgtgCTGCtgcggttacttgggtgcgggagagacaaggctcttgggttccagacagccagcgggacggaTGTGCcatgccgcacgtgcagcggccctcttccccggcgggtcgccgaacagcgcggacattccgcgcgcacggtgaccgatgcatctgcgagaccgcctcgcgtggccgccttcgaacgcgccacgattcgcgtgactatacacgcgaacgaccaggcgttgggatccagcatggggcgaacatattcgctcgcttgcggtcgcggtaagtcggacttctagatttgtcgcgcgccaatcggcatgttttgtggatagcaactcggctagcagg
This genomic window from Dermacentor albipictus isolate Rhodes 1998 colony chromosome 9, USDA_Dalb.pri_finalv2, whole genome shotgun sequence contains:
- the LOC139049798 gene encoding uncharacterized protein — its product is MDPRKFEKKYRTKHAYGKRKRKPVTARKKLRLSAGGSAEPSVRSESAEYAPNVLRDLAPSRAPASDSETNHDLLPSKRGRSVTSPVTIDMPVSLAVRERPVASSSSTDHGVSLQQSSPPDCRASETRFRGESFNAEMSPQPTTASEGSPMPSTSSGASTELQRGRTLAAADAPAADLAAHRSVDCSPSERRTIQAHLETRFVSAETAELQASRVRESLRAVSATERKFGLTGSQENAIPAPPEEEFMLVQVAALNSLIGSPLCPTCQQPGLAVHRETELGLAVKMVLSCISCGSTLQSEWSSQRKSGSRAFEVNIRAMQAIKSIGKGPTALNDFWATMNVSPRGLHHKTYDGHLKKTFKPAAAAAAHNIFTEAVEAVKKVYTEMETTFSKNITVVYDGTWLTRGHSSHTGVGCIIDFHTGLVLDCIVLSNFCLGCSRQPAESDPNYAEWKQQHQYQKNTDVNSGRMEVEAALQLFRRSLSRNDLRYTNIVCDGDSRMFRTLCDEEVYGFVQLSKEDCINHVKKRMGAALRSLVAKAKKGEPLGGKGGLTQQLIKKLTNYYGLALRNHSEVEEMQRAVMATYYHITSTDDEPHHELCPPGPLSWCNHRSAEAEGQPAPAHKYKLSAKVAEALLPVYQRPSDPQLLARCRGGKTQNAAESLHSVIWSLVSKDQHASLFAVETAVHEAISKYNSGSLKAYSDLCTTLGLRPGALSLQRAVEKDSQRMKKARKVHLLKGQRAKKSPAAKDTKFYNAGAF